The Sesamum indicum cultivar Zhongzhi No. 13 linkage group LG1, S_indicum_v1.0, whole genome shotgun sequence genome includes a window with the following:
- the LOC105168093 gene encoding AT-hook motif nuclear-localized protein 23-like, translating to MAGLDLGSASHFVSQLHLQRPLDSDDDSNRNHFSADNNDHSHPGLDLVTSNTASGDVAGRRPRGRPPGSKNKPKPPVIITRESANTLRAHILEVSSGCDVFEAVATYARKRQRGICVLSGTGTVNNVSLRQPAAAGSVVTLHGRFEILSLSGSFLPPPAPPGATSLTIYLAGGQGQVVGGNVVGALIASGPVIIIAASFTNVAYERLPLDEEEALQMQPPVSQPPRGGGGGGGSGGVGGHQFPDPSLGLPFFNLPLNMPNGQLPMDGAWTGNSGGRPQY from the coding sequence ATGGCTGGTTTGGACTTAGGTTCTGCTTCCCACTTCGTTTCTCAGCTCCACCTTCAAAGACCCCTCGATTCCGATGATGATTCCAACCGCAACCACTTTTCCGCCGACAACAACGACCACTCTCATCCCGGTTTGGACCTCGTCACATCCAATACAGCTTCCGGAGATGTCGCGGGCCGTCGCCCCCGTGGCCGCCCTCCGGGCTCCAAGAACAAGCCTAAACCTCCGGTGATCATAACCCGTGAAAGCGCCAATACCCTTCGGGCCCACATACTCGAGGTCAGCAGCGGCTGCGACGTCTTCGAGGCGGTCGCCACCTATGCTAGGAAGCGGCAGCGAGGGATTTGCGTGCTCAGCGGAACCGGCACCGTCAACAACGTCAGCCTGCGGCAGCCAGCCGCGGCGGGCAGCGTGGTCACGCTTCACGGTCGGTTCGAGATTTTATCGTTGTCTGGGTCTTTCCTGCCTCCGCCGGCTCCGCCGGGTGCCACTAGCTTGACAATATACTTGGCCGGGGGGCAGGGGCAGGTGGTGGGAGGAAATGTTGTGGGAGCGTTGATTGCTTCCGGCCCTGTCATCATCATAGCGGCGTCGTTTACTAACGTGGCGTACGAGAGGCTGCCGCTGGATGAAGAGGAAGCGCTTCAGATGCAGCCCCCTGTGTCGCAGCCGCCGAGGGGCggcggaggtggtggtggaagTGGAGGGGTGGGAGGGCACCAGTTTCCGGATCCATCGCTGGGACTTCCTTTCTTCAACTTGCCACTGAACATGCCAAATGGTCAGCTCCCGATGGACGGTGCATGGACCGGAAACTCCGGCGGACGGCCGCAGTACTAG
- the LOC105168103 gene encoding uncharacterized protein LOC105168103 isoform X1, which yields MSSGDSSANGHKDVENQAQSLDFASRLNLGATSAPKNVKGKENLINSEDQETMELYSRASTQEKEISYLREQIALASIRESQLLNEKYALERKFAELRVALDEKQSEVITSASNELARRKGDLEVNLNLLRQLKVEEDEKHIFTSSMLGILAEYGALPHATNASALTDSIKHLHDQLQLKIRTSHARLAEVNSMIGNNSRNGFVDKDAPGLSPMIGQFPSSSTGVRGFSHYSQYGDGKHLESADDASRYVQDNDPKQVRSLTRSVANNENLLRTIPDIDRNVAGHFMENMPERNGYFSGSDQRTTDQFSHPPMMHDGVGSFDSEEDGPGIEGFQITGDAKPGCKLLGCGYPVRGTSLCMFQWVRHYPDGTRQYIEGATNPDYVVTADDVDKLIAVECIPMDEQGRQGDLVRIFANDHNKITCDEEMQQEIDTYISKGLAIFNVLILLDSSENWEPATLFMRRSGFQVKVERNQDVVISEKYSKDLLIKIPSGLSAQFVLTCSNGSSYPFSTNNDIRMRDTLVLTMRIFQGKASDEKRKGKA from the exons ATGTCTTCTGGTGATAGTTCTGCTAATGGCCACAAGGATGTTGAGAATCAGGCCCAAAGCTTGGATTTTGCAAGCAG GCTCAACTTAGGAGCAACTTCTGCACCAAAAAAtgtgaaaggaaaagaaaatctgatcAACTCTGAAGACCAAGAAACCATG gAACTTTATTCACGGGCTAGCACTCAAGAGAAGGAAATTTCGTATCTTAGGGAACAAATTGCTCTTGCCAGTATTAGA GAATCACAACTGTTGAATGAGAAATATGCATTGGAGAGGAAATTTGCTGAGTTACGGGTG GCTCTAGATGAAAAGCAAAGTGAAGTTATAACTTCTGCATCAAATGAGTTGGCACGAAGGAAAGGTGATCTTGAAGTAAATTTAAACTTGCTTAGACAATTAAAG GTTGAAGAGGACGAGAAACATATCTTTACATCATCTATGCTAGGAATATTGGCTGAATATGGTGCTTTACCTCATGCTACTAATGCCTCTGCCCTAACAGACAGCATCAAG CATTTACATGATCAACTGCAGTTGAAGATAAGAACTTCACAT GCCAGACTTGCAGAGGTGAATTCCATGATTggaaataattcaagaaatggtTTTGTTGATAAAGATGCTCCAGGTTTAAGTCCAATGATTGGCCAATTTCCAAGCAGTTCTACG GGTGTGCGTGGATTTTCTCACTATAGCCAGTATGGTGATGGAAAACATTTGGAATCAGCTGATGATGCGTCAAGATATGTACAAGATAATGATCCTAAACAAGTCAGAAGCTTAACGCGGAGTGTTGCGAATAATGAGAATCTTCTAAGGACAATACCTGACATTGATAG aaatgtTGCAGGCCATTTTATGGAGAATATGCCTGAAAGAAATGGGTACTTCTCGGGATCTGACCAAAGAACTACTGATCAATTTTCCCATCCTCCAATGATGCATGATGGGGTTGGTTCTTTTGATTCAGAAG AAGATGGACCTGGAATAGAGGGCTTTCAAATTACTGGAGATGCTAAACCAGGATGCAAACTCTTAGGCTGTGGATATCCTGTACGTGGAACTTCTCTCTGCATGTTTCAG TGGGTTCGCCATTATCCAGATGGCACAAGGCAGTATATCGAAG GAGCCACAAATCCAGATTATGTAGTGACAGCTGACGATGTTGATAAACTTATTGCTGTTGAGTGCATTCCAATGGATGAACAAGGCCGACAG GGTGATCTTGTCAGAATCTTTGCCAATGATCACAACAAGATTACATGTG ATGAAGAGATGCAACAGGAGATCGATACCTATATATCTAAAGGCTTGGCAATATTTAACGTCCTAATTCTT TTAGATTCCTCTGAAAACTGGGAGCCAGCAACTCTATTTATGAGGCGGTCGGGCTTTCAGGTTAAAGTTGAGAGAAACCAGGATGTTGTAATTTCCGAGAAATATTCTAAAGACTTGTTG ATCAAAATACCAAGTGGCCTCTCGGCGCAGTTTGTCTTGACATGTTCAAACGGCTCATCATATCCCTTTAGCACAAATAATGACATAAG AATGCGAGATACACTTGTGCTGACGATGAGAATCTTCCAGGGCAAG GCTTCGGACGAGAAGAGGAAGGGTAAAGCATGA
- the LOC105168103 gene encoding uncharacterized protein LOC105168103 isoform X2, producing the protein MSSGDSSANGHKDVENQAQSLDFASRLNLGATSAPKNVKGKENLINSEDQETMELYSRASTQEKEISYLREQIALASIRESQLLNEKYALERKFAELRVALDEKQSEVITSASNELARRKGDLEVNLNLLRQLKVEEDEKHIFTSSMLGILAEYGALPHATNASALTDSIKHLHDQLQLKIRTSHARLAEVNSMIGNNSRNGFVDKDAPGLSPMIGQFPSSSTGVRGFSHYSQYGDGKHLESADDASRYVQDNDPKQVRSLTRSVANNENLLRTIPDIDRNVAGHFMENMPERNGYFSGSDQRTTDQFSHPPMMHDGVGSFDSEDGPGIEGFQITGDAKPGCKLLGCGYPVRGTSLCMFQWVRHYPDGTRQYIEGATNPDYVVTADDVDKLIAVECIPMDEQGRQGDLVRIFANDHNKITCDEEMQQEIDTYISKGLAIFNVLILLDSSENWEPATLFMRRSGFQVKVERNQDVVISEKYSKDLLIKIPSGLSAQFVLTCSNGSSYPFSTNNDIRMRDTLVLTMRIFQGKASDEKRKGKA; encoded by the exons ATGTCTTCTGGTGATAGTTCTGCTAATGGCCACAAGGATGTTGAGAATCAGGCCCAAAGCTTGGATTTTGCAAGCAG GCTCAACTTAGGAGCAACTTCTGCACCAAAAAAtgtgaaaggaaaagaaaatctgatcAACTCTGAAGACCAAGAAACCATG gAACTTTATTCACGGGCTAGCACTCAAGAGAAGGAAATTTCGTATCTTAGGGAACAAATTGCTCTTGCCAGTATTAGA GAATCACAACTGTTGAATGAGAAATATGCATTGGAGAGGAAATTTGCTGAGTTACGGGTG GCTCTAGATGAAAAGCAAAGTGAAGTTATAACTTCTGCATCAAATGAGTTGGCACGAAGGAAAGGTGATCTTGAAGTAAATTTAAACTTGCTTAGACAATTAAAG GTTGAAGAGGACGAGAAACATATCTTTACATCATCTATGCTAGGAATATTGGCTGAATATGGTGCTTTACCTCATGCTACTAATGCCTCTGCCCTAACAGACAGCATCAAG CATTTACATGATCAACTGCAGTTGAAGATAAGAACTTCACAT GCCAGACTTGCAGAGGTGAATTCCATGATTggaaataattcaagaaatggtTTTGTTGATAAAGATGCTCCAGGTTTAAGTCCAATGATTGGCCAATTTCCAAGCAGTTCTACG GGTGTGCGTGGATTTTCTCACTATAGCCAGTATGGTGATGGAAAACATTTGGAATCAGCTGATGATGCGTCAAGATATGTACAAGATAATGATCCTAAACAAGTCAGAAGCTTAACGCGGAGTGTTGCGAATAATGAGAATCTTCTAAGGACAATACCTGACATTGATAG aaatgtTGCAGGCCATTTTATGGAGAATATGCCTGAAAGAAATGGGTACTTCTCGGGATCTGACCAAAGAACTACTGATCAATTTTCCCATCCTCCAATGATGCATGATGGGGTTGGTTCTTTTGATTCAGAAG ATGGACCTGGAATAGAGGGCTTTCAAATTACTGGAGATGCTAAACCAGGATGCAAACTCTTAGGCTGTGGATATCCTGTACGTGGAACTTCTCTCTGCATGTTTCAG TGGGTTCGCCATTATCCAGATGGCACAAGGCAGTATATCGAAG GAGCCACAAATCCAGATTATGTAGTGACAGCTGACGATGTTGATAAACTTATTGCTGTTGAGTGCATTCCAATGGATGAACAAGGCCGACAG GGTGATCTTGTCAGAATCTTTGCCAATGATCACAACAAGATTACATGTG ATGAAGAGATGCAACAGGAGATCGATACCTATATATCTAAAGGCTTGGCAATATTTAACGTCCTAATTCTT TTAGATTCCTCTGAAAACTGGGAGCCAGCAACTCTATTTATGAGGCGGTCGGGCTTTCAGGTTAAAGTTGAGAGAAACCAGGATGTTGTAATTTCCGAGAAATATTCTAAAGACTTGTTG ATCAAAATACCAAGTGGCCTCTCGGCGCAGTTTGTCTTGACATGTTCAAACGGCTCATCATATCCCTTTAGCACAAATAATGACATAAG AATGCGAGATACACTTGTGCTGACGATGAGAATCTTCCAGGGCAAG GCTTCGGACGAGAAGAGGAAGGGTAAAGCATGA
- the LOC105169944 gene encoding pre-mRNA-splicing factor cwc22-like, with protein sequence MEMDSLNSAVTFSDSCTSPLQLEMKRNKHHGHQISKWLSMEKTITGLVQKLNLSNIRFIASEILNQDLIWGRGLFCRAVMKSQVGSPRLYAALVAMINSEFPDVGLLLVKRVVLQFKEAYDCSNKKEMEAVLKFLAHLVNQAVVYELVAFDVLLLLLGRPSSDHIEVAVNFCIECGSSLLDFSPGTLNEVVKEFGRVRGEVEKRVQVLIVKLFVVRRLRFKEYPRMMDELDFVEVEDQVTHEVSLLHEICSESSVDSFKAEKDQSFEHEMCSEIVIPCDDDDEMFSSRKVVSCE encoded by the exons ATGGAAATGGATTCCCTAAATTCTGCTGTTACCTTCAGCGATTCTTGCACCTCACCTCTTCAACTAGAGATGAAGAGGAACAAACATCATGGTCACCAGATATCAAAGTGGCTTTCCATGGAGAAAACCATCACGGGACTTGTGCAAAAACTTAATCTTTCCAACATTCGGTTCATAGCTTCTGAAATCTTGAACCAGGATTTGATCTGGGGCAGAGGCCTGTTTTGCAGAGCGGTAATGAAATCCCAGGTGGGCTCTCCGCGCCTTTACGCTGCATTGGTTGCAATGATCAACTCTGAGTTCCCGGACGTGGGGCTTCTGCTTGTGAAAAGGGTCGTTTTGCAGTTCAAAGAGGCTTATGATTGCAGtaacaagaaagaaatggaGGCGGTGTTGAAGTTCTTGGCGCACTTAGTGAACCAAGCAGTGGTTTATGAATTGGTGGCCTTTGATGTTTTGTTGCTTCTGTTGGGACGTCCGAGTTCGGATCATATTGAGGTTGCGGTGAACTTCTGCATTGAATGTGGCTCGTCGTTGCTGGATTTTTCGCCTGGTACACTGAATGAGGTTGTGAAAGAATTTGGTCGCGTAAGAGGAGAGGTGGAGAAGCGCGTTCAAGTCTTGATTGTGAAGCTGTTTGTGGTTAGGAGACTGAGATTTAAGGAGTATCCGAGGATGATGGATGAGTTGGATTTTGTGGAGGTTGAGGATCAGGTTACTCACGAGGTGTCTTTGTTGCATGAGATTTGTTCAGAGAGTAGTGTGGATAGTTTCAAGGCCGAAAAGGATCAGTCTTTTGAGCATGAAATGTGTAGTGAAATAGTGATTCcatgtgatgatgatgacgag ATGTTTAGTAGTAGGAAAGTTGTGAGCTGTGAATAA